In one window of Paraburkholderia sp. PREW-6R DNA:
- a CDS encoding integrase: MLQIRQRRVTLKQIPSNDGIRIRLHGLRALHERFLQECRQLGLTAADYPFNTAGRAIRSLSSRVKAELLRGFGMVAAAAGASHLKGLPRTDDAPAPAATRPYQVVEFDGHRLDVRLKVVIRDPLGFEHEFEIERVWLLMIIDVCTRVVLGHHLALTREYSRYDVIKTIENALEPRPVRAFTIPGLACQPQDGFASQRLPELAYVSWECIRLDNAKANLAGETLAALCEFVGCVVSAGPKHSPDERPYIERFFGTIASRLSSRLPGYTGSHPRDLRRALADPKRNLRLYVSLDELDELITYSIASYHGTPHSGLNGATPLEAMEFFVRGRVQLLAWLPEVRRRTLCLMQSARHCRVRGYLALGVRPHINLFGVRYTNVVLASSAQLIGQSLRVYINADDLRCVRAFLADGSEVGVLDAQGAWRVMPHNLTLRREILKARSGRGSAHLPAENPIDAYVRTKVAAASRSRRAASDAARTLRLLANAPTARTPPGPPGSDAIPATPSAETAKGTDVVADTAPVEPVRPRTLGIGTGQVF; the protein is encoded by the coding sequence GTGCTGCAGATCAGACAGCGCCGCGTGACACTCAAGCAGATACCTTCGAACGACGGCATCCGAATCCGGCTGCACGGTTTGCGAGCCCTGCACGAAAGATTTCTGCAGGAGTGCAGGCAACTGGGCTTGACGGCCGCCGATTATCCGTTCAACACCGCGGGGCGGGCGATCCGGTCGCTGTCCTCGCGGGTGAAGGCGGAGCTTTTGCGTGGTTTTGGAATGGTAGCGGCTGCTGCCGGCGCATCGCACCTGAAGGGACTACCCCGAACCGACGATGCGCCTGCTCCCGCAGCGACGCGGCCGTATCAGGTCGTCGAATTCGATGGTCACCGGCTCGATGTGCGGCTGAAGGTTGTCATTCGTGATCCGCTCGGATTCGAGCATGAGTTTGAAATCGAGCGGGTGTGGCTGCTAATGATCATCGACGTATGCACGCGCGTGGTGCTCGGTCATCACCTGGCGCTGACCCGCGAATACAGTCGTTACGATGTGATCAAGACGATCGAGAACGCGCTCGAACCTCGGCCAGTACGCGCCTTCACCATCCCCGGACTTGCCTGCCAACCGCAGGACGGTTTCGCGTCACAGCGCCTGCCCGAGCTTGCCTACGTCAGCTGGGAGTGCATACGACTCGACAATGCGAAGGCGAATCTCGCTGGTGAAACGCTGGCTGCACTCTGTGAGTTCGTTGGTTGCGTCGTCAGTGCAGGACCGAAACACAGTCCGGACGAGCGCCCGTATATCGAGCGCTTCTTTGGCACAATCGCCAGCAGGCTGTCCTCACGCCTCCCAGGCTACACGGGCTCCCATCCTCGTGACCTGCGCCGCGCGCTGGCCGACCCAAAACGTAACCTCCGACTGTATGTGTCGCTTGATGAACTGGACGAGTTGATCACTTATTCGATTGCAAGCTACCACGGCACGCCTCACAGTGGGCTGAATGGCGCGACGCCGCTCGAAGCGATGGAATTCTTTGTTCGTGGAAGAGTGCAATTGCTGGCTTGGTTGCCCGAGGTGCGCAGACGTACGTTATGCCTGATGCAATCCGCGCGGCACTGCCGGGTGCGCGGCTATCTTGCGCTCGGCGTCCGTCCTCACATCAACCTGTTCGGCGTGCGCTATACCAACGTGGTCCTTGCCAGCAGCGCCCAGCTGATTGGCCAATCGCTCCGCGTCTACATCAATGCTGACGATCTGCGCTGCGTACGTGCGTTCCTCGCTGATGGCAGCGAGGTCGGTGTCCTTGATGCACAAGGTGCGTGGCGTGTGATGCCGCACAACCTGACCTTGCGCAGGGAAATACTGAAGGCCAGAAGTGGCAGGGGCTCGGCCCACTTGCCAGCTGAAAATCCGATTGACGCCTACGTACGGACCAAGGTCGCCGCAGCAAGCAGGTCTCGTAGGGCGGCCTCAGATGCAGCGCGGACGCTGCGCCTTCTCGCAAACGCACCAACGGCTAGAACACCGCCAGGGCCGCCAGGATCAGATGCAATTCCAGCAACACCGTCAGCGGAAACAGCGAAGGGGACCGACGTGGTCGCCGATACAGCACCCGTCGAACCGGTTCGTCCGCGCACGCTTGGTATCGGAACGGGGCAGGTCTTTTAG
- a CDS encoding phage integrase family protein, with product MKTRDTTLSKPALASDADNTTGFPDADELAILRAWYAGLAVRPAVERYLPSALGGNRSARGVLGQIRRRLVAIARTVHRDDLAALLSHPAEERERHAKAVAAAIDTLRAAPRPEPQIADDIAQWLAPRAVRALHAQGITTLADLTVRIPRRRQWWTAVPGLGPAGARAIEAFFAAWPTLTEKARALIAVSERGAIAPWESIRLPHELNGSQGTFRAPAATCTLDANNDHEAVQTWLRLHESPATQRTYRREAERLILWAIVERGRALSSLTTEDAIAYRAFLRHPSPRARWVGPVRPRTAPDWRPFTGSLSARSVAHALSIAGALFRWLIEQRYVLANPFSGIRVRDATGARTLDVSHAFTEGEWDLLRTIADGLEWSRAWSPAAAQRLRFLLDFGYATGLRASELVGATLAQIGTDPRGVHWLRVTGKGNRLAHVALPPLAWEALSRYLAERGLPVVPVRWNPATPVIGSLEAGSDAAISSVRLWGVLRRFFLLAADAIEADHPPLAAKLRRASPHWMRHTHATHALGRGAELTTVRDNLRHASVSTTSIYLHSDEAKRARQIAEAFGKRG from the coding sequence ATGAAAACGCGTGACACCACCCTCTCGAAACCGGCCTTAGCCTCCGACGCAGATAACACCACCGGCTTTCCCGATGCCGACGAACTCGCGATCCTGCGCGCGTGGTATGCAGGTCTGGCCGTGCGGCCCGCCGTGGAGCGATATCTGCCTTCCGCACTCGGCGGCAACCGCTCCGCGCGTGGCGTGCTCGGTCAGATCCGGCGCAGGCTGGTCGCGATCGCGCGCACCGTGCATCGTGACGATCTCGCGGCGCTGCTCAGCCATCCGGCAGAGGAACGCGAGCGGCACGCAAAGGCCGTTGCAGCGGCAATCGACACGCTGCGCGCCGCGCCCCGGCCCGAACCGCAGATCGCCGATGACATCGCGCAATGGCTCGCGCCCCGGGCGGTTCGCGCACTGCACGCGCAAGGCATCACAACCCTGGCCGACCTGACGGTGCGCATCCCGCGCCGGCGCCAGTGGTGGACCGCTGTCCCGGGGCTCGGGCCCGCAGGCGCCCGGGCGATCGAGGCATTCTTTGCCGCCTGGCCCACGCTGACCGAAAAGGCGCGCGCGCTGATTGCGGTGAGCGAGCGCGGCGCGATCGCACCGTGGGAGTCCATCCGGCTGCCACATGAGCTCAATGGCTCGCAGGGAACGTTCCGTGCGCCCGCCGCGACCTGCACGCTCGATGCTAACAACGACCATGAAGCCGTCCAGACCTGGCTCCGTCTGCACGAGTCGCCTGCCACGCAGCGGACCTACCGCCGGGAAGCCGAGCGGCTGATCCTGTGGGCCATCGTCGAGCGCGGCCGCGCGCTGTCCTCACTCACGACCGAGGACGCAATCGCCTACCGGGCGTTCCTGCGCCATCCGTCGCCGCGCGCGCGCTGGGTGGGACCGGTGCGGCCGCGCACCGCGCCCGACTGGCGGCCGTTCACCGGCAGTCTGTCGGCGCGCTCCGTCGCGCACGCACTCTCGATCGCGGGCGCCCTCTTCCGCTGGCTCATCGAGCAGCGCTACGTGCTGGCCAACCCGTTCTCCGGGATCAGGGTGCGCGATGCAACTGGGGCCCGCACGCTGGATGTCTCGCATGCGTTCACCGAGGGCGAGTGGGATCTGCTCCGCACGATTGCGGATGGCCTCGAATGGTCACGTGCCTGGTCGCCTGCGGCAGCCCAGCGGCTGCGTTTTCTGCTCGACTTCGGCTATGCAACCGGGCTGCGGGCGAGCGAGCTCGTCGGTGCGACGCTGGCGCAGATCGGCACGGATCCGCGGGGTGTTCACTGGCTTCGCGTGACCGGCAAGGGGAACAGACTGGCGCATGTGGCCCTGCCGCCGCTTGCCTGGGAGGCGCTGTCACGCTATCTGGCCGAACGCGGCCTGCCCGTCGTGCCGGTGCGCTGGAATCCGGCGACGCCGGTTATCGGCAGCCTGGAGGCCGGCAGCGACGCCGCGATCAGCAGCGTGCGGCTGTGGGGCGTGCTGCGGCGGTTTTTCTTGCTGGCCGCCGACGCGATCGAAGCGGATCACCCACCGCTCGCCGCAAAACTTCGTCGCGCGAGCCCCCACTGGATGCGCCACACGCATGCGACCCATGCGCTGGGGCGCGGCGCCGAGCTCACCACCGTGCGCGACAATCTCCGCCATGCGTCGGTGTCCACGACATCAATCTATCTGCACAGCGACGAGGCAAAACGGGCACGACAGATCGCCGAAGCATTTGGCAAGCGTGGGTAA
- a CDS encoding MBL fold metallo-hydrolase — MTTKLGFHLLRIGHCSHPECVTQRGGRLGSVPFPALAGLLLHPHFGPMLFDTGYDDAFFAATQPFPERLYRLVTPVSLTSSETLHVQLARHGIALQDIRHVFLSHLHADHIAGIGELPNARFFAMRDEVDAMRRASRIGGLRRGYLRTLLPESFDARLTCADDCGRVTLPPAMHPFRYGFDLLGDASVIGIPLPGHTPGQLGILFQTSGDQTVFLVADACWSLEAVRQDKPPSWIAARLFSDKRAYLATFAGLRVLLGRNDGLTIVPSHCELTWRRLSRELR, encoded by the coding sequence ATGACGACGAAGCTCGGCTTTCACCTGCTCAGGATTGGCCATTGCTCACATCCCGAATGCGTCACGCAGCGCGGCGGGCGCCTGGGCAGCGTCCCCTTCCCTGCGCTTGCAGGTCTGCTGCTCCATCCGCATTTCGGTCCGATGCTGTTCGACACGGGCTACGATGACGCGTTCTTCGCGGCGACGCAGCCGTTTCCGGAACGGTTGTATCGGCTCGTCACGCCCGTCTCGCTGACATCAAGCGAAACGCTTCACGTGCAGCTCGCGCGACATGGGATCGCGCTGCAGGACATCCGGCACGTGTTTCTGTCCCATCTGCACGCCGACCATATCGCCGGCATCGGTGAATTGCCGAACGCAAGATTCTTTGCGATGCGCGACGAAGTCGACGCAATGCGTCGCGCCTCGCGGATCGGCGGCCTGCGCCGAGGTTATCTGCGAACGTTGCTGCCCGAATCGTTCGACGCCCGTTTGACCTGCGCCGACGATTGCGGGCGCGTCACGCTGCCGCCCGCGATGCATCCGTTCAGGTACGGCTTCGATCTGCTGGGCGACGCAAGCGTGATCGGTATCCCGCTTCCCGGCCATACACCGGGTCAGCTGGGTATCCTGTTTCAGACATCAGGCGACCAAACCGTTTTTCTGGTCGCAGATGCATGCTGGTCGCTCGAAGCCGTCAGGCAGGACAAGCCACCCTCATGGATAGCGGCGCGTCTGTTTTCGGACAAGCGCGCGTACCTGGCGACTTTTGCGGGATTGCGTGTTCTGCTTGGGCGCAACGACGGACTCACCATTGTCCCGTCGCACTGTGAACTCACGTGGAGGCGTCTTAGCCGTGAACTTCGCTAA
- a CDS encoding Rrf2 family transcriptional regulator, which translates to MQRDTRLARLLHILIHMHLRGGATTSETIALMLHTNPVFVRRTMAALREPGYVKSTGGPGGGWALACDLNDLTVRDVYEAIGHTAPFVIGLADDNHNCPVEAAVNRHINEALGSAENTLLQLLGDRRLSEIAYDVTSSKSHKTTR; encoded by the coding sequence ATGCAACGCGATACCCGACTGGCCCGACTTCTGCACATCCTCATTCACATGCATCTTCGAGGAGGGGCGACCACCTCAGAGACGATTGCGCTGATGCTGCATACGAACCCCGTCTTTGTCCGCCGGACGATGGCTGCGCTACGCGAACCGGGGTACGTAAAGTCGACTGGTGGTCCAGGCGGAGGCTGGGCGCTCGCCTGCGACCTCAACGATCTTACGGTGAGAGATGTCTACGAGGCCATTGGACATACCGCGCCTTTTGTGATCGGCCTGGCCGACGACAATCACAATTGTCCGGTGGAGGCGGCGGTAAATCGCCACATCAATGAGGCGTTGGGTTCAGCGGAAAATACGTTGCTTCAATTGCTTGGTGACAGGCGACTCTCCGAGATCGCGTACGACGTGACGTCGTCGAAGTCGCACAAAACGACCAGGTAA
- a CDS encoding ArsR family transcriptional regulator yields MRTQFANRIPAEWDRFASVFSAMGDSYRQRIMLFFEPGERLTIKQIVDWLPLSRTATIHHIRVLQGAGLLAAKKEGRDVYLTANKSLLINALDTTARYAEEVL; encoded by the coding sequence ATGCGTACACAATTTGCCAATCGCATTCCCGCCGAGTGGGACCGTTTCGCTTCGGTTTTCTCCGCGATGGGAGACAGCTACCGGCAGCGGATCATGCTGTTCTTTGAGCCGGGCGAACGCCTGACGATCAAGCAGATCGTCGACTGGTTGCCACTGAGCCGGACAGCCACGATCCATCACATTCGCGTACTGCAGGGCGCGGGGCTTCTCGCTGCAAAAAAGGAAGGCCGCGACGTCTATCTGACGGCAAACAAATCGCTGCTGATCAATGCACTCGATACGACGGCCCGTTACGCGGAGGAGGTGCTATGA
- a CDS encoding tyrosine-type recombinase/integrase, whose translation MGADSALVKPDWERYPLIASNCYARRWIDSCSSLGLARNTITAYMYAVEGFLRFGQEHGVDLRGTSHEVIARYIGEMRTRPSRSRSNETRTGSGGFLSNATLQQRITAVRLLFEFLIDEGLLRTNPVSRGRYTSSSRFGAGSERGLVQRFHKLPWIPTEEQWTTLLAAVREEPMRNRCMLAFAYDAALRREELCRLRSSDLDPAHRLLRVRAETTKGRRERIVPYSETAAELLRDYLRHRPPGRDRHALFLSESPRNHGAPITLWTWSKVVRSIALRADVTAFSTHTLRHLCLTDLARSGWQLHEIARFAGHQSLETTRQYIHLSGQDLADRFAKTMRQIHAWRVEARAAITDGQ comes from the coding sequence ATGGGTGCAGACAGCGCTTTGGTCAAACCGGATTGGGAGCGATACCCGCTGATCGCTTCAAACTGTTACGCACGCCGGTGGATAGATAGTTGCTCATCGCTCGGCCTGGCAAGAAATACGATAACGGCATACATGTACGCGGTCGAAGGCTTCCTACGGTTTGGACAGGAGCATGGCGTTGACCTACGTGGCACATCGCACGAAGTTATCGCACGGTATATCGGAGAGATGCGCACCCGGCCGAGCCGATCGCGGTCCAATGAGACTCGGACCGGCTCAGGGGGTTTCTTATCGAATGCGACATTGCAGCAGCGTATTACTGCGGTCCGTTTGCTCTTCGAGTTTCTGATCGATGAAGGACTACTCAGGACCAATCCTGTCAGCCGCGGCCGCTACACGTCATCCAGTCGCTTTGGCGCGGGCAGCGAACGAGGCCTCGTCCAGAGATTTCATAAGCTACCGTGGATTCCAACGGAAGAGCAGTGGACGACCCTGCTCGCTGCGGTTCGCGAAGAACCGATGCGAAACAGGTGCATGCTGGCATTTGCTTACGATGCAGCGCTTCGCCGGGAGGAGTTGTGTCGGCTTCGCAGCAGCGACCTCGATCCAGCGCACCGATTGCTGCGCGTCCGCGCCGAGACAACCAAGGGGCGACGCGAGCGAATCGTGCCGTATTCGGAGACGGCAGCAGAACTGCTGCGGGACTACCTTCGGCACCGGCCGCCAGGGCGAGATCGGCACGCCTTGTTCCTGTCTGAGTCACCTCGCAATCATGGAGCGCCAATCACGTTGTGGACGTGGTCCAAGGTTGTCCGATCCATAGCCCTCCGCGCCGACGTGACGGCGTTTTCTACTCATACGCTTCGACATCTGTGTCTGACCGATCTTGCTCGATCGGGCTGGCAACTGCATGAAATCGCGCGATTTGCTGGCCATCAGAGTCTGGAGACGACGCGCCAATATATTCATCTGTCTGGACAGGATCTGGCAGATCGGTTCGCAAAGACAATGCGGCAGATCCATGCGTGGCGAGTGGAAGCCCGAGCGGCTATTACTGATGGGCAGTAA
- a CDS encoding NAD(P)-dependent oxidoreductase, translating into MRILVTGGTGFLGRHVVWRLNASGHDVVFTGRNLQHADTVISGAIRTGCETRFIKVEHGSAQSHATMHGAASDADAAVHCAALSSPWGRPEAFEKANINSTHEVVDACRAQHVPRLIHISTPSIYFNFRDRIGIREDEPLPPPVNEYARTKGVAEQRAMQSPLDSVIALRPRAIIGPYDATLLPRLLRVSRVSRLPLMRGGNALIDLTYVDNVVDAVELALSANLQRAVVNISNGEPMPVRTLFAMLADAFGIELRVRRIPYPVVDAVATLLEWAALIRGGGEPPVTRYSAGLLAWSQTLDLTRARELLGYTPRVPLAEGIRRTAAWARQFEQVRS; encoded by the coding sequence ATGCGGATACTCGTAACAGGAGGCACCGGTTTTCTCGGGCGACATGTTGTATGGCGCCTGAATGCTTCAGGCCATGACGTCGTCTTCACCGGACGCAACCTTCAGCACGCCGACACCGTCATCTCAGGCGCGATACGCACCGGTTGCGAAACGCGTTTCATCAAGGTCGAACACGGGAGCGCCCAAAGCCACGCGACGATGCATGGAGCCGCGTCAGACGCCGACGCCGCCGTCCACTGTGCGGCGCTCTCATCGCCCTGGGGACGTCCCGAAGCATTCGAGAAAGCGAACATCAATTCGACGCACGAAGTCGTCGATGCCTGTCGCGCTCAGCACGTGCCGCGCCTCATCCATATTTCGACGCCCAGTATTTACTTCAATTTCCGCGACCGTATCGGCATCCGCGAAGATGAACCGCTGCCCCCGCCCGTGAACGAATATGCGCGCACCAAGGGCGTTGCCGAACAGCGCGCGATGCAATCGCCGCTTGATTCGGTCATCGCGCTTCGCCCGCGCGCGATCATCGGCCCATATGACGCCACGCTGTTACCGCGACTTCTGCGAGTTTCCCGCGTCTCGCGTCTGCCATTGATGCGCGGCGGCAACGCGCTGATCGATCTCACGTATGTCGATAACGTTGTCGACGCGGTAGAACTCGCGCTCTCTGCCAATCTGCAGCGCGCCGTCGTCAATATCAGCAATGGCGAGCCGATGCCCGTGCGAACGCTCTTCGCCATGCTGGCGGATGCGTTCGGGATCGAGTTGCGCGTTCGGCGGATCCCTTATCCCGTCGTTGATGCCGTTGCCACCTTGCTGGAGTGGGCCGCTTTGATTCGAGGTGGCGGTGAACCGCCCGTCACGCGATATTCGGCAGGATTGCTGGCCTGGTCGCAGACGCTCGACCTGACACGCGCCCGCGAACTCCTCGGCTATACGCCTCGTGTGCCGCTTGCCGAAGGCATCCGCCGAACGGCCGCGTGGGCCAGACAGTTCGAGCAGGTTCGCTCATGA
- a CDS encoding 3-oxoacyl-[acyl-carrier-protein] synthase III C-terminal domain-containing protein, whose amino-acid sequence MNGNLTRRIRICGTGTAAPANILTSEEIDKRFGLPTGTVFKRYGVRRRHYARHENAATLAAEACGKALERAGLAWGDIDCLVASSATMDQALPYNAALILAAAGVDGGLISAFDIGASCLSFLVGLDTISYLVECGRYRNVMIVSSDIATFSLDWATLGESAIFGDGAAAAIIRQSAPDERSCILASRIETHASGANDCHIKAGGSRYHPRRPGVEFDPLTFFHMNGPRLFRTVSRELPRLVAQLLESAALTLDQIRLVIPHQASRLALDHLAKRLQIEPGRIVDIFAESGNQVGASLPTALHHAVESNGMQRDEPLMLLGSGAGLTLGGMVLVY is encoded by the coding sequence ATGAACGGCAACCTGACACGCCGTATCCGCATCTGCGGCACGGGCACTGCGGCGCCTGCCAACATCCTGACCAGCGAAGAAATCGACAAGCGTTTCGGCTTGCCCACCGGCACTGTATTCAAGCGCTACGGCGTGCGCCGACGGCACTACGCCAGACATGAAAACGCAGCCACGCTTGCCGCCGAAGCATGCGGAAAAGCACTCGAGCGCGCCGGCCTCGCCTGGGGCGACATTGACTGCCTCGTGGCCTCGTCGGCGACGATGGATCAGGCGCTTCCTTACAACGCCGCACTGATTCTCGCGGCAGCCGGAGTCGATGGAGGCCTTATCAGCGCGTTCGATATCGGCGCCAGTTGTCTGTCGTTTCTCGTCGGCCTCGACACAATCAGCTACCTTGTGGAATGTGGCCGCTATCGCAACGTGATGATCGTCTCGTCCGACATCGCCACGTTCTCACTCGACTGGGCAACGCTTGGCGAATCCGCCATCTTCGGCGATGGCGCGGCAGCCGCGATCATCCGGCAAAGCGCGCCGGACGAACGGTCATGCATTCTCGCTTCGCGAATTGAAACGCACGCAAGTGGAGCAAACGACTGCCATATCAAGGCGGGGGGCTCCCGCTATCATCCGCGTCGTCCCGGAGTGGAATTCGATCCGCTCACGTTCTTCCATATGAACGGACCACGTCTGTTTCGCACCGTATCCAGAGAGCTGCCGCGTCTCGTTGCGCAACTGCTTGAGAGCGCCGCGCTCACGCTAGACCAGATACGCCTTGTAATCCCGCATCAGGCGAGCCGTCTCGCGCTCGATCATCTCGCGAAGCGTTTGCAGATCGAGCCGGGCCGTATAGTCGATATCTTCGCGGAGTCCGGCAATCAGGTTGGCGCATCGCTTCCAACGGCGTTGCATCACGCGGTCGAAAGCAACGGGATGCAGCGCGACGAGCCGCTGATGCTGCTAGGCTCAGGCGCTGGACTGACGCTCGGCGGCATGGTGCTGGTGTACTGA
- a CDS encoding alpha/beta hydrolase, translating to MTAYRQTFIEANGIRLHVAEQGDGPLVLLCHGFPETSHAWRHQLAALAQAGFHAVAPDLRGYGSSECPTAIGQYTTLDVVGDLVALVGILGERDAVVVGNDWGATIAWQAALLRPDRFRAVVALGVPMMDRAPMTPSRLFPQTDQTRFYTHYFSEPGLAETEFERDVATTLRKIYFSASGDVGARDANTPNPFGLVPRSGGLLDSLINPPLLPAWLAPTDLDKFVQAFSISGFRGGLNYYRNLDRNWEVQSALEGLLVEVPALYLVGERDTGLAMPRMHEIIGSMPQIVPRLSASRVVPRAGHWLQQEAPDFVNAALIEFLRDL from the coding sequence ATGACCGCATACCGTCAAACCTTTATTGAAGCAAACGGAATTCGCCTGCATGTCGCAGAACAGGGCGACGGCCCGTTGGTCCTACTTTGTCACGGCTTTCCTGAGACCTCGCATGCCTGGCGCCATCAACTGGCGGCACTTGCGCAGGCCGGCTTCCACGCAGTAGCACCGGATCTGCGTGGCTACGGATCAAGCGAATGTCCAACGGCAATCGGACAGTACACGACGTTAGACGTTGTCGGTGACCTGGTGGCGCTCGTTGGCATTCTTGGAGAACGCGACGCAGTTGTGGTAGGAAACGATTGGGGTGCAACCATTGCCTGGCAAGCCGCGTTGCTTCGGCCTGACCGCTTTCGCGCTGTCGTTGCGCTCGGGGTGCCAATGATGGACCGCGCGCCAATGACGCCGAGCCGGCTTTTTCCGCAGACCGACCAAACGAGGTTCTATACGCATTACTTTTCCGAACCTGGGTTGGCCGAAACCGAATTTGAGCGTGACGTTGCCACGACATTGCGCAAGATCTATTTTTCCGCATCAGGCGACGTCGGAGCCCGCGACGCAAATACGCCTAATCCATTCGGACTCGTGCCGCGGAGTGGTGGACTCCTTGACTCTCTGATTAATCCGCCTTTGTTGCCCGCGTGGCTCGCACCCACCGACCTCGACAAGTTTGTGCAAGCGTTCAGCATTTCCGGCTTTCGCGGTGGATTGAATTACTACCGCAACCTCGATCGCAACTGGGAAGTGCAATCGGCTTTGGAGGGCCTGCTCGTCGAGGTTCCCGCCCTGTACCTTGTCGGCGAGCGAGACACAGGTCTGGCAATGCCACGCATGCACGAAATTATCGGCAGCATGCCCCAGATCGTGCCCAGGCTGTCGGCTTCTCGGGTCGTTCCGCGAGCAGGGCATTGGCTGCAACAGGAGGCGCCGGATTTCGTCAACGCGGCATTGATTGAGTTTCTCCGCGATCTTTGA
- a CDS encoding Abi family protein gives MPIPYPKPHLTYTQQLELLKQRGLTIDDEQHALWHLENLGYYRLSGYFYPFRVLASRDQHGVTGEVNGQRLSEFIPGSTFSQVAELYKFDQSLRLLAMQAIERLEVALRAKIAYLMGSKHPCAYLEPTLLDPKFCQVPSGSPGEAPRQSNFQTWVEQHDKLLARSKEDFMKHYRSKYDPPVPLWISIEVWDFGLLSYYFSGLRQADRQTLASELGIPRNVLLGSWLRTISHLRNIAAHHSRLWNRSLTDNPKPPGRNEVDVLWHLAGPQNAHSRDRVYGALAITQFLLQALRFDDDWKRSLKALVASFPTCPSVATVDAMGFPAGWDALELWS, from the coding sequence ATGCCCATCCCGTATCCGAAGCCACACCTGACCTACACCCAGCAGTTGGAACTGCTGAAACAGCGGGGTCTCACCATTGACGATGAGCAGCACGCCCTCTGGCATCTCGAAAATCTGGGCTATTACCGGCTGAGCGGGTATTTTTATCCGTTCCGGGTGCTGGCGTCACGCGATCAACACGGCGTGACAGGCGAAGTCAACGGGCAGCGGTTATCCGAGTTCATCCCCGGATCGACATTTTCGCAGGTCGCCGAGCTTTACAAGTTCGATCAATCACTACGACTGCTTGCAATGCAGGCAATCGAGCGGTTGGAGGTGGCACTTAGAGCGAAGATTGCCTACCTGATGGGTTCAAAGCATCCCTGCGCGTATCTTGAGCCGACTCTTCTCGATCCGAAATTCTGCCAGGTACCGAGCGGCTCGCCTGGCGAGGCACCGCGTCAGTCGAATTTCCAGACTTGGGTCGAGCAGCACGACAAACTGCTTGCTCGCTCGAAAGAAGACTTCATGAAGCACTACCGGAGCAAGTACGACCCGCCGGTTCCGCTCTGGATCTCGATTGAAGTCTGGGATTTTGGTCTGCTCTCTTATTACTTTTCTGGACTTCGGCAAGCTGATCGTCAGACGCTTGCCTCCGAACTCGGTATCCCAAGGAATGTTTTACTCGGCAGCTGGCTGCGCACCATTAGTCACCTACGGAATATCGCTGCCCACCACAGTCGCTTGTGGAACCGCTCGCTGACCGATAACCCGAAACCGCCTGGTCGCAACGAGGTTGACGTACTGTGGCATCTTGCCGGCCCTCAGAATGCGCATTCCCGAGATCGCGTGTACGGCGCACTCGCCATCACCCAATTTTTGCTCCAAGCGCTGCGCTTCGACGACGACTGGAAGCGTTCACTCAAGGCGCTTGTCGCCTCGTTTCCCACCTGCCCGAGTGTCGCCACAGTCGACGCGATGGGATTCCCTGCAGGCTGGGACGCTCTTGAACTTTGGAGCTAG
- a CDS encoding dihydrofolate reductase: MVRNQAIGGANDDPWRASGEQQRPRQPTGRHSVVTGRRTYESMGRPLLNRDIQVPGQKLINAEPVATCATLQGKLS; this comes from the coding sequence ATGGTCAGAAACCAGGCGATCGGCGGGGCCAACGACGATCCGTGGCGGGCGTCAGGAGAGCAACAGAGGCCTCGCCAACCGACCGGACGGCATTCGGTGGTAACGGGACGGCGGACATACGAGTCGATGGGCCGACCGCTACTGAATCGCGACATTCAGGTGCCCGGCCAAAAGCTTATCAACGCCGAACCGGTGGCGACGTGCGCCACGCTGCAGGGGAAGTTATCGTAA